Proteins encoded together in one Hymenobacter monticola window:
- a CDS encoding amidohydrolase, which translates to MPNQSVKHLLLAATLLLLFRPAPAQITAPKAAQPPVPDLILTGGKIFTADPAKPYAQALAVRGDRILAVGSTAEVSKLAGPRTRRLDLRGRTVVPGINDAHTHLPPGHPLGHFFDFPKAEMIAGPSPAQVLDTLAALARRVPPGTWLEGEVGLAVLKSPQVRRAELDRVAPNHPVLLRTPWGHGSVVNSAALKLLRLSDTDATPLGGNMERQPNGGPLTGLLTEYADWTPRQALHGQLPDATWTRLLKSYGDECLRFGITSVQDMADALPPAQMERVVRAAGLPIRHRIMPFPMTTPRGINHQEWTRVNKNPAPLARVEGVKYILDATPLEGGALMRHAYPGRPGWYGRLNFPVDTVRLILRTAFRSSQPLMLHISGDSTASLVLRLMSELGDDATWRKKRVRFEHGAGVAADLQPRAQALGVVIVQNPSHFINAALDPQHGAPAALHGSFRSLLESGIPFALGSDGPSNPYLNILFACTLADPKEALTREQAVRAYTAGASYAEFQEQQKGTLAPGKLADLAVLSQDIFTVPLPALPGTVSELTMVGGKVVYEAVPVAKKR; encoded by the coding sequence ATGCCCAATCAATCTGTGAAACACTTGCTGCTGGCTGCAACGCTGCTGCTGCTGTTTCGGCCCGCGCCCGCCCAAATCACGGCGCCGAAAGCTGCCCAACCCCCTGTGCCCGACCTCATCCTCACCGGCGGCAAAATCTTCACCGCTGACCCCGCCAAGCCTTACGCCCAGGCCCTGGCCGTGCGTGGCGACCGGATACTGGCCGTGGGCAGCACTGCCGAAGTCAGCAAACTGGCCGGCCCCCGCACGCGCCGCCTCGACCTGCGCGGCCGCACCGTGGTGCCGGGCATCAACGATGCGCACACGCACCTGCCACCGGGCCACCCGCTGGGGCATTTTTTCGATTTCCCGAAGGCAGAGATGATTGCTGGACCCAGCCCGGCCCAGGTGCTCGATACCCTGGCCGCGCTGGCCCGCCGCGTGCCGCCCGGCACCTGGCTGGAAGGGGAAGTGGGCTTGGCCGTGCTGAAAAGCCCGCAAGTGCGGCGGGCCGAGCTGGACCGCGTGGCCCCCAACCACCCGGTGCTATTGCGCACGCCCTGGGGCCACGGCAGCGTGGTAAACTCCGCGGCCCTGAAGCTGTTGCGCCTCAGCGACACGGATGCGACGCCACTAGGCGGTAACATGGAGCGCCAGCCCAATGGCGGGCCCCTAACCGGCCTGCTCACCGAATACGCCGACTGGACGCCCCGCCAGGCCCTCCACGGCCAGTTGCCCGATGCCACCTGGACGCGCCTGCTCAAAAGTTACGGCGACGAATGTCTGCGCTTTGGCATCACCAGCGTGCAGGACATGGCCGACGCCTTGCCACCCGCGCAGATGGAGCGCGTGGTGCGCGCCGCGGGCCTGCCCATTCGCCACCGCATCATGCCCTTCCCCATGACGACCCCGCGGGGCATCAACCACCAGGAATGGACCCGTGTGAACAAGAACCCGGCGCCGCTGGCGCGCGTGGAGGGCGTGAAGTACATCCTCGACGCCACGCCGCTGGAGGGCGGTGCACTCATGCGCCACGCTTACCCGGGGCGCCCGGGTTGGTACGGCCGTCTGAACTTCCCGGTCGATACTGTGCGCCTGATACTACGCACTGCATTCCGCAGCTCGCAGCCGCTGATGCTGCACATCTCCGGCGATAGCACCGCCAGCCTCGTACTCCGCTTGATGAGTGAGCTGGGCGATGACGCCACCTGGCGCAAGAAACGCGTCCGCTTCGAGCACGGCGCTGGCGTGGCCGCCGACCTGCAGCCTCGGGCCCAGGCGCTAGGGGTGGTTATCGTGCAAAACCCTTCGCACTTCATCAACGCCGCGCTCGACCCGCAGCACGGCGCGCCAGCTGCTTTGCACGGCTCTTTTCGCTCGTTGCTGGAAAGCGGCATTCCCTTCGCGCTGGGCTCCGATGGCCCATCCAACCCTTACCTGAACATCTTGTTTGCCTGCACCCTGGCCGACCCCAAAGAAGCCCTGACCCGCGAGCAGGCCGTGCGTGCCTACACGGCTGGCGCCTCTTACGCCGAGTTTCAAGAGCAGCAGAAAGGCACGCTGGCGCCCGGCAAGCTGGCTGATTTGGCGGTGCTCTCTCAGGATATTTTCACGGTGCCGCTGCCGGCCCTGCCCGGCACTGTGAGCGAGCTGACGATGGTAGGCGGCAAGGTGGTATATGAGGCCGTGCCGGTTGCTAAAAAGCGGTAG
- a CDS encoding DUF6986 family protein — MKLSLPESDKAALLDQLGEANIKFQHTYPGDRPDRQPVHTVYGGANLFKADTCVKMGEIALNNLLTYAPNFVELARALQFKNHEHLPTLEADVAALTAKLDAMSPGDRKQEPAWLAYSVYNKIVAKLKREAVEDFRVDFEDGFGNRPDAEEDETAVRAAKEVAKGMQQGTLSPFIGIRIKPFTEDLKQRGVRTLDIFLTTLLAETGGKLPDNFVVMLPKVTIPEQMTTMVRLFELLEQANGLAPGTLKMETMVEATQIIMDEEGRNPLMRIIRASEGRCIAAHFGTYDYTASCGITARYQTMAHPVCDFAHHMTKVALGGTGIFLSDGATNVMPIGPHRGDNLTFAQLRENRESVHNAWRQAYHHSTHSLINGFYQGWDLNPAQLPMRYAATYNFFLSSYDDAVFRLKTFVERAAISTLTGDIFDDAATGQGLLNFFLKALNCGAISEEEILATGLTLEEVQTRSFYRILQGRRQRAAV; from the coding sequence ATGAAACTCAGCTTACCTGAATCCGACAAAGCCGCCCTGCTCGACCAGCTTGGCGAAGCCAATATTAAATTCCAGCACACTTACCCCGGCGACCGGCCCGACCGCCAGCCCGTGCACACCGTGTACGGCGGCGCCAACCTCTTCAAGGCCGATACCTGCGTGAAGATGGGCGAAATCGCCCTCAACAACCTGCTCACCTACGCGCCCAACTTCGTGGAGTTGGCCCGCGCCCTGCAGTTCAAAAACCACGAGCACCTGCCCACGCTCGAAGCCGATGTGGCCGCGCTGACGGCTAAGCTGGATGCCATGAGCCCGGGGGACCGCAAGCAGGAGCCCGCCTGGCTGGCGTATTCGGTGTATAACAAGATTGTGGCGAAGCTGAAGCGCGAAGCCGTTGAGGACTTCCGCGTCGATTTTGAGGACGGCTTTGGCAACCGGCCCGATGCCGAGGAGGACGAAACCGCCGTGCGCGCCGCCAAAGAAGTGGCCAAGGGCATGCAGCAGGGCACGCTGTCGCCGTTTATCGGCATCCGCATCAAGCCCTTCACCGAAGACCTGAAGCAGCGCGGCGTGCGCACGCTCGATATTTTCCTGACCACGCTGCTGGCCGAAACCGGCGGCAAGCTGCCGGATAATTTCGTGGTGATGCTGCCCAAAGTGACCATTCCGGAGCAGATGACGACGATGGTGCGCCTGTTCGAGCTGCTGGAGCAGGCCAACGGTTTGGCCCCCGGCACCCTCAAAATGGAAACGATGGTGGAAGCCACGCAAATCATCATGGACGAGGAGGGGCGCAACCCGCTCATGCGCATCATCCGGGCCAGCGAAGGGCGCTGCATTGCGGCTCATTTCGGCACCTACGACTACACGGCCTCCTGCGGCATCACGGCCCGGTACCAGACCATGGCGCACCCCGTGTGCGACTTCGCCCACCACATGACCAAGGTGGCGCTGGGCGGCACCGGCATTTTCCTCTCCGATGGGGCCACCAACGTGATGCCCATCGGCCCGCACCGCGGCGACAACCTGACGTTTGCCCAGCTGCGCGAAAACCGCGAGTCGGTGCACAACGCCTGGCGGCAGGCCTACCACCACAGCACGCATTCGCTCATCAACGGCTTCTACCAGGGCTGGGACCTGAACCCCGCGCAGCTGCCGATGCGCTACGCCGCCACCTACAATTTCTTCCTCAGCAGCTACGACGACGCGGTTTTTCGCTTGAAAACCTTCGTGGAGCGCGCCGCCATTTCCACCCTCACTGGCGACATTTTCGACGACGCCGCCACCGGCCAGGGCCTGCTCAACTTCTTTCTCAAAGCCCTGAACTGCGGCGCCATTTCGGAAGAGGAGATTCTGGCGACGGGTTTGACCCTGGAAGAGGTGCAGACCCGTTCGTTCTACCGCATTCTGCAAGGGCGGCGCCAGCGAGCGGCCGTCTAG
- a CDS encoding Hint domain-containing protein, which translates to MKSLLIPLALSSSLLQESLQAAVAPCEAEVAAAANQPPGKFGRWVNRRTRPIGKAVEKVTPLRLAKKSRAELRIGGCCFPADTRISLPGGTTCTIKELRVGQAVLSWNPATDVLDTVQVEALATVVHDSLRRLAFADGRTVTATADHPFWVNNGGWASLAPELTMARYAYGAALLLRPGDSCLAFSGSGRLIPATLRNVTALTACGVTTYTITRLSRGSLFFANGLAVGVEGDKSKVALRVNLTP; encoded by the coding sequence GTGAAATCATTACTTATACCCCTTGCGCTGAGCAGCTCACTGCTACAGGAATCATTGCAGGCCGCTGTTGCGCCGTGCGAGGCTGAAGTAGCCGCCGCAGCTAATCAGCCTCCAGGAAAATTTGGCCGCTGGGTAAACCGGCGTACCCGCCCCATTGGAAAGGCAGTTGAAAAAGTGACGCCCCTTCGATTGGCTAAAAAGAGCCGTGCAGAATTGCGGATAGGAGGATGCTGTTTTCCAGCCGATACCCGCATCAGCTTGCCTGGTGGCACCACGTGCACCATCAAGGAGTTGCGCGTGGGGCAAGCGGTGCTGAGTTGGAACCCGGCAACGGACGTCCTTGACACCGTGCAGGTGGAAGCCCTTGCCACCGTCGTTCACGACTCGCTACGCCGCCTCGCATTCGCCGATGGCCGAACCGTGACGGCAACGGCTGACCATCCGTTTTGGGTGAACAACGGTGGCTGGGCTTCGTTGGCGCCGGAATTGACCATGGCGCGGTACGCCTACGGGGCGGCTCTGCTTCTGCGCCCCGGCGACAGCTGCTTGGCTTTCAGCGGGTCGGGCCGGCTTATCCCAGCAACTCTACGCAATGTCACCGCGCTGACAGCGTGCGGAGTCACCACTTATACCATCACCCGGTTGAGCCGGGGCAGCCTATTTTTCGCAAACGGACTGGCTGTAGGAGTCGAAGGAGATAAAAGCAAGGTCGCCCTCCGCGTCAACCTCACCCCCTGA
- a CDS encoding FAD binding domain-containing protein, with amino-acid sequence MIEFYLNDQPIRTSEAPASALLDFVRYHEQLKGTKIGCREGDCGACTVLVGELAPDGQTVNYQSMTSCLTPLGNAQGKHIVTVEGINAAGNQLTPVQQAIVDEGGSQCGFCTVGFVMSLTGHSLSSAPATEKSTIAAIDGNICRCTGYKSLERAAAKLTAELAQRPMGNALAWLSEKQFVPGYFADVPAKLARLRPAEANAPEASAATAASATAHINGGAVSTSPNGHAQNQNDHGHEGTTKPFAHALLGGGTDLLVQRLEELREQPGVRLIFDQPGRRGIRHETTGRVVLGAATTASQLLESDMMRGLLPNLPHYLKLVSSTPIRNMGTVAGNFINGSPIGDLTIMFLALGASIMLLDAAGATRELALPDLYLGYKKLAKAADEQVTEISFPAPLAGDFFHFEKVSKRTHLDIASVNSAAWLRVENGLIQAARVSAGGVGPVPLYLARTSAFLQGRELTAETVAAANEVMQAEISPISDVRGTSDYKRLLLRQLLWAHFLQFAPELAVDELL; translated from the coding sequence ATGATTGAATTCTACCTCAACGACCAGCCCATTCGCACCAGCGAGGCCCCGGCCAGCGCGCTACTCGATTTCGTGCGCTACCACGAGCAGCTCAAGGGCACCAAAATCGGCTGCCGCGAGGGCGACTGCGGCGCCTGCACCGTGCTGGTGGGCGAGTTGGCCCCCGATGGCCAGACCGTGAACTACCAGAGCATGACCAGCTGCCTCACGCCGCTGGGCAATGCCCAAGGCAAGCACATTGTGACAGTAGAAGGCATCAACGCGGCCGGCAACCAGCTCACGCCCGTGCAACAGGCCATAGTGGACGAAGGCGGCTCGCAGTGCGGCTTTTGCACGGTGGGCTTCGTGATGTCGCTGACGGGCCACAGCCTGAGCAGTGCGCCCGCCACCGAGAAAAGCACCATCGCGGCCATCGATGGCAACATCTGCCGCTGCACAGGCTACAAATCTTTGGAGCGCGCCGCCGCTAAGCTCACGGCTGAATTGGCGCAGCGCCCGATGGGAAACGCCCTGGCCTGGCTCAGCGAGAAGCAGTTCGTCCCCGGCTACTTTGCTGATGTTCCGGCCAAGCTGGCCCGGCTGCGGCCCGCTGAAGCCAATGCGCCGGAAGCTTCAGCAGCAACAGCAGCTTCGGCCACAGCCCACATCAACGGCGGCGCGGTGTCGACCTCGCCCAACGGCCACGCCCAAAATCAGAATGACCACGGCCACGAAGGCACCACCAAACCATTTGCCCACGCGCTGCTGGGCGGCGGCACCGACCTGCTGGTGCAGCGCCTCGAAGAGCTGCGTGAGCAGCCCGGCGTGCGATTGATTTTCGACCAGCCCGGCCGGCGCGGCATCCGCCACGAAACCACGGGCCGCGTGGTGCTGGGCGCCGCCACCACCGCCAGCCAGCTGCTCGAATCGGACATGATGCGCGGCCTGTTGCCCAACCTGCCGCATTATCTTAAACTGGTATCGAGCACGCCCATCCGCAACATGGGCACCGTGGCCGGCAACTTCATTAACGGCTCGCCCATTGGCGACCTCACTATTATGTTCCTGGCGCTGGGCGCGTCCATCATGCTACTTGATGCCGCCGGCGCCACCCGCGAGTTGGCCCTGCCCGACCTATACCTCGGCTACAAAAAGCTGGCGAAAGCGGCCGACGAGCAGGTGACGGAAATCAGCTTCCCCGCCCCGCTGGCCGGCGACTTCTTCCACTTCGAAAAAGTATCCAAGCGCACCCACCTCGATATTGCCAGCGTGAATTCCGCCGCCTGGCTGCGGGTCGAAAACGGCCTCATCCAAGCCGCCCGCGTATCGGCTGGCGGCGTGGGGCCGGTGCCGCTGTACCTGGCCCGCACCAGCGCCTTCCTGCAAGGCCGCGAGCTGACGGCCGAAACCGTGGCGGCGGCCAACGAAGTGATGCAAGCCGAAATCAGCCCGATTTCCGATGTGCGCGGCACCAGCGACTACAAGCGGCTCTTGCTGCGGCAGCTGCTGTGGGCGCATTTCCTACAGTTTGCGCCGGAGCTGGCGGTGGATGAATTGTTGTAA
- a CDS encoding STAS domain-containing protein, which yields MWHWLTEWLLPSPRKSSIEWRGNVIILSIGKDYDIEKLSEIMTLYYSEAIKKATNIIVDIGELTSINVMGSEILMLKEKLANQSPYNLVFCGLKPEIMTIFEIIDPKEAFGELVNFNSIDEALDFLKISNDLNHYR from the coding sequence ATGTGGCACTGGTTAACAGAGTGGCTGCTGCCTTCGCCCCGTAAATCGTCCATTGAATGGAGAGGCAATGTCATTATTCTTTCGATTGGGAAGGATTATGACATAGAAAAACTCTCCGAAATAATGACGCTTTATTATTCTGAAGCCATTAAAAAAGCGACCAATATCATCGTCGATATTGGTGAATTGACTTCTATCAATGTAATGGGTTCGGAGATTTTAATGCTCAAGGAAAAGCTGGCGAATCAAAGCCCTTACAACTTGGTTTTTTGTGGCCTCAAGCCTGAAATAATGACGATATTTGAAATAATTGACCCTAAAGAAGCATTTGGAGAATTGGTCAATTTCAATTCTATAGATGAAGCACTTGACTTCCTAAAAATAAGCAATGACTTAAATCACTACAGATAA
- a CDS encoding xanthine dehydrogenase molybdopterin binding subunit, producing the protein MNHLDPHRHVRGESQYLDDVPVQQGTLYAAVFESPMAHGVLCRLDFSAALAAPGVARVLTAADIPGENQIGGIVPDEPLLAEGHVHFRGQPVALVLARTEAQAHAALKLIKAEIDPLPIITDPRVAAAQGEFIVPPRTFRLGDSAAAWAACAHVFEGVAENGGQEHLYIETQGAYAFPTEMGGVRMISSTQGPTAVQRHTAVVLGLGMHQVEVDVTRLGGGFGGKEDQATPWGALAALGAFITKKPVKLVLDRMADMRMTGKRHPYSSDFKIGFDHDLKIVAYEVQFFQNAGAAADLSPAVMERTLFHATNAYFVPNVTATAFSCRTNLPPNTAFRGFGGPQGMFVIESALAKAAEELGVPTHELQRKNLLREGDQFSYRQAAEGCHAEQAWDTAARTFDLAAIRAEVAQFNHTHKLRKKGFAVMPICFGISFTKTPMNQTRALVHIYSDGSVGISTGAVEMGQGVNTKIALVAARTLGISVNRIKVETTNTTRVANTSPSAASATADLNGKATEMACRALRERLLQHASTEYTLNYEGLEIRDEQVLAAGVPAETNWEKLVSSAFWKRVALTENAHYATPGLHFDATVNQGHPFAYHVYGTALTTVTVDCLRGTYTVDALQIAHDFGQSFNEIIDRGQIEGGAVQGIGWMTMEEVAYNVEGRLLSNSLNSYKIPDIYAAPKVLDVHFLDTPGHPNAILRSKAVGEPPLMYGIGTYFALRDAVRAFQGHTALPFSAPLTPEKVLVSLYPEFSHKPTPAVASVN; encoded by the coding sequence ATGAACCACCTCGACCCCCACCGCCACGTGCGCGGCGAATCGCAGTACCTCGACGACGTGCCCGTGCAGCAAGGCACCCTGTACGCGGCCGTGTTTGAAAGCCCGATGGCCCACGGCGTGCTCTGCCGCCTCGATTTCAGCGCGGCGCTGGCGGCACCGGGTGTGGCGCGCGTGCTCACGGCGGCCGACATTCCCGGCGAAAACCAGATTGGTGGCATCGTGCCCGATGAGCCGCTGCTGGCCGAGGGGCACGTGCATTTCCGGGGGCAGCCGGTGGCGCTGGTGCTGGCCCGCACCGAGGCGCAGGCCCACGCCGCCCTCAAGCTCATCAAGGCCGAAATCGACCCGCTGCCCATCATCACCGACCCGCGCGTGGCCGCCGCGCAGGGCGAGTTCATCGTGCCGCCGCGCACCTTCCGCCTCGGTGATTCGGCGGCGGCCTGGGCGGCGTGCGCGCACGTGTTCGAGGGGGTGGCCGAGAACGGCGGGCAGGAGCATTTGTACATCGAAACGCAGGGCGCCTACGCTTTCCCGACGGAGATGGGCGGCGTGCGCATGATTTCCTCCACGCAGGGCCCCACGGCCGTGCAGCGCCACACGGCCGTGGTGCTGGGCCTGGGCATGCACCAGGTAGAAGTGGACGTGACGCGCCTCGGCGGCGGTTTCGGCGGCAAGGAAGACCAGGCCACGCCTTGGGGCGCTCTGGCCGCGCTGGGCGCCTTCATCACCAAAAAGCCGGTGAAGCTGGTGCTCGACCGCATGGCCGACATGCGCATGACCGGCAAGCGCCACCCCTACTCGTCCGATTTCAAAATCGGCTTCGACCACGACCTGAAAATCGTGGCCTACGAGGTGCAGTTTTTCCAGAACGCGGGCGCGGCGGCCGACCTCTCGCCGGCCGTGATGGAGCGCACGCTCTTCCACGCCACCAACGCTTATTTCGTGCCCAATGTGACGGCCACGGCCTTTTCGTGCCGCACCAACCTGCCGCCCAACACGGCCTTCCGGGGCTTTGGCGGGCCGCAGGGCATGTTCGTGATTGAGTCGGCCCTGGCCAAAGCGGCCGAGGAGCTGGGCGTGCCCACCCACGAGCTGCAGCGCAAAAACCTGCTGCGCGAGGGCGACCAGTTTTCGTACCGGCAGGCGGCCGAGGGCTGCCACGCCGAGCAGGCCTGGGACACGGCCGCCCGCACGTTCGACCTGGCGGCCATTCGGGCCGAAGTCGCGCAGTTCAACCACACCCACAAGCTCCGCAAAAAAGGCTTCGCGGTGATGCCCATCTGCTTCGGCATCAGCTTCACCAAAACACCCATGAACCAGACGCGGGCGTTGGTGCACATCTACTCCGACGGCTCGGTGGGCATCAGCACGGGCGCGGTGGAAATGGGCCAGGGCGTGAACACCAAGATTGCGCTGGTGGCGGCCCGCACGCTGGGCATTTCGGTGAACCGCATCAAGGTGGAAACCACCAACACGACGCGCGTGGCCAACACCTCCCCCAGCGCCGCCAGCGCCACCGCCGACCTCAACGGCAAGGCCACCGAAATGGCCTGCCGCGCCCTGCGCGAGCGCCTGCTCCAGCACGCCAGCACCGAGTACACGCTCAACTACGAGGGCCTCGAAATCCGCGACGAGCAGGTGTTGGCGGCCGGCGTGCCCGCCGAAACCAACTGGGAAAAGCTGGTATCATCGGCCTTCTGGAAGCGCGTGGCCCTCACCGAAAACGCCCACTACGCCACGCCCGGCCTGCATTTCGACGCCACCGTGAACCAGGGCCACCCCTTCGCCTACCACGTGTACGGCACGGCCCTCACCACCGTCACCGTCGACTGCCTGCGCGGCACCTACACCGTGGACGCCCTGCAAATTGCCCACGATTTCGGCCAGAGCTTCAACGAAATCATCGACCGCGGCCAGATTGAGGGCGGCGCGGTGCAGGGCATCGGCTGGATGACGATGGAGGAAGTGGCCTACAACGTCGAAGGCCGCCTGCTCAGCAACTCCCTGAACAGCTACAAGATACCCGACATCTACGCCGCGCCCAAGGTGCTCGACGTGCATTTCCTCGACACGCCGGGACACCCCAACGCCATCCTGCGCTCCAAGGCCGTGGGCGAGCCGCCGCTCATGTACGGCATCGGCACCTACTTCGCCCTGCGCGACGCGGTGCGGGCCTTCCAGGGCCACACCGCGCTGCCGTTTTCCGCGCCCCTCACCCCGGAAAAGGTGCTGGTAAGCTTGTATCCGGAGTTTTCTCACAAACCCACGCCTGCGGTGGCATCTGTTAATTAA
- a CDS encoding Crp/Fnr family transcriptional regulator — MFDLFEKYLLSKAAFAASELQQIEAVSVVRRLRKRQFLLQAGEVWAYNAFVASGCLRTYTVDAKGAEHTLNFAVENWWTGDRQSLTSGQPSGYNIETVEDSTVVLIKDEQFKQLRQEIPTLNELVNDILHRSFLTAQTRIQAAISYSAEEKYRAFLQQYPAFALRIPQHMVASYLGMTTETLSRIRRHIA; from the coding sequence ATGTTTGACTTGTTTGAAAAGTACCTGTTGAGCAAGGCGGCCTTTGCGGCGAGTGAGCTGCAGCAAATCGAAGCCGTTAGCGTCGTCCGTCGATTACGAAAGCGGCAGTTTTTGTTGCAGGCAGGCGAGGTGTGGGCTTACAACGCCTTCGTGGCCAGCGGCTGCTTGCGCACCTACACCGTCGATGCCAAAGGCGCCGAGCACACACTCAACTTCGCGGTAGAAAACTGGTGGACCGGCGACCGGCAGAGCCTGACGTCCGGCCAGCCATCGGGCTATAATATTGAGACCGTGGAGGATTCAACCGTTGTGCTCATTAAGGATGAGCAGTTTAAGCAGCTGCGCCAGGAAATTCCCACGTTGAATGAGCTAGTCAACGACATTCTGCACCGCAGTTTTCTAACCGCCCAAACCCGCATCCAGGCGGCCATTAGCTACTCGGCCGAGGAGAAATACCGCGCCTTTCTGCAGCAGTATCCGGCCTTTGCCCTGCGCATTCCGCAGCACATGGTGGCCTCCTACTTGGGCATGACTACCGAAACCCTAAGCCGCATTCGCCGGCATATTGCGTAG
- a CDS encoding nucleoside deaminase, which produces MEAPNPEFMREAIRLSIEKMQAGHGGPFGAVVVKDGRIIARGFNQVTSTHDPTCHAEVDAIRKACKELGTFQLDDCDLYTSCEPCPMCLGAIYWARPRRVFYGNTKADAAAIGFDDQFIYEELDQPMDSRKLPMTQLLRDEALAGFKAWTELAGKTEY; this is translated from the coding sequence ATGGAAGCTCCCAACCCCGAATTCATGCGCGAAGCCATTCGCCTGTCCATTGAGAAAATGCAGGCCGGGCACGGCGGCCCTTTCGGCGCGGTAGTGGTGAAGGACGGGCGCATCATTGCCCGCGGCTTCAACCAGGTAACGAGCACCCACGACCCTACCTGCCACGCCGAGGTCGACGCCATTCGCAAGGCCTGCAAGGAGCTCGGCACTTTCCAGCTCGACGACTGCGACCTCTACACCAGCTGCGAGCCCTGCCCCATGTGCCTGGGCGCCATCTACTGGGCCCGCCCCCGCCGCGTGTTCTACGGCAACACGAAAGCCGACGCGGCTGCCATTGGCTTCGACGACCAGTTCATCTACGAAGAGTTGGACCAGCCCATGGACAGCCGCAAGCTGCCCATGACGCAGCTGTTGCGCGACGAGGCTCTAGCTGGCTTTAAAGCGTGGACGGAACTGGCAGGCAAGACGGAGTACTAA
- a CDS encoding DUF6678 family protein has translation MNDTDPVADYINANQLASAMNKTKWRKLATAMTSNPDFEPQVREKHLLDKVEPAGFTFLDWEWVKSGETKWIDWMELSPIRKDYVGRLIDDKQTDFTEWLRAALIGQSIPFEEIDGIFKVRGYIWPNA, from the coding sequence ATGAATGATACAGACCCTGTTGCTGATTACATCAATGCAAATCAGCTTGCATCAGCCATGAATAAAACGAAGTGGCGAAAACTCGCAACAGCGATGACTTCAAATCCAGATTTCGAGCCACAAGTGCGAGAAAAACATTTGCTTGACAAAGTAGAGCCGGCTGGCTTCACTTTTCTGGATTGGGAATGGGTGAAATCTGGTGAGACAAAATGGATTGATTGGATGGAATTGAGCCCTATCCGCAAAGACTATGTGGGCCGGCTAATTGACGACAAGCAGACTGATTTTACAGAATGGCTTAGAGCAGCATTAATAGGCCAATCCATACCGTTTGAAGAAATCGACGGCATCTTTAAAGTCAGAGGCTACATCTGGCCAAATGCATAA
- a CDS encoding SDR family oxidoreductase, producing MSNNLKLAGKVALITGGTAGIGLGAAQRFVAEGAFVFITGRRQAELDAAVQQLGANARGIRSDVTSQADLDQLFATIKAEKGHLDVLFTNAGGGEFAPLGGITEAHFDDTFGRNVKATLFTVQTALPLLRDGASVILMSSTAGSQGVANFSVYGASKAAVRSFARSWTADLKDRKIRVNAISPGPIDTPGLSGLGADETQAEQIKAYLATTVPLGRLGLPDEVGKALVFLASDDSSFVTGIELFVDGGAAQL from the coding sequence ATGAGCAACAACTTGAAATTAGCTGGCAAAGTGGCCCTCATTACGGGCGGTACTGCAGGCATTGGCCTCGGCGCGGCCCAGCGCTTTGTGGCCGAAGGCGCCTTTGTTTTCATCACCGGCCGGCGCCAGGCCGAGTTGGATGCCGCCGTGCAACAGCTGGGGGCCAACGCCCGCGGCATCCGCAGCGACGTCACCAGCCAGGCCGACCTCGACCAGCTCTTTGCCACGATTAAAGCCGAAAAAGGCCATCTCGATGTGCTATTCACCAATGCCGGCGGCGGCGAATTTGCCCCGCTGGGCGGCATCACCGAAGCCCACTTCGACGACACGTTCGGCCGGAACGTCAAAGCCACCCTTTTTACCGTGCAAACGGCCCTGCCCCTGCTGCGCGACGGCGCGTCGGTTATCCTGATGTCTTCCACCGCCGGCTCGCAAGGCGTGGCCAACTTCAGCGTATATGGCGCTTCCAAGGCCGCCGTGCGCTCCTTCGCCCGCAGCTGGACGGCCGATTTAAAAGACCGCAAGATTCGCGTCAACGCCATCAGCCCCGGTCCCATCGATACCCCCGGCCTCAGCGGACTGGGCGCCGATGAAACCCAGGCCGAGCAAATCAAGGCTTACCTGGCCACCACCGTGCCGCTGGGCCGCCTGGGCCTCCCCGATGAAGTTGGGAAAGCCTTGGTGTTCCTGGCCTCCGACGACAGCAGCTTCGTGACGGGCATTGAGCTGTTTGTGGACGGCGGCGCGGCCCAGCTGTAA